Part of the Lolium rigidum isolate FL_2022 chromosome 6, APGP_CSIRO_Lrig_0.1, whole genome shotgun sequence genome, cgcccccGCACCGAAACTGTATGGCAGAATTACTCAACAGCAACCAAATGCTCAAGTAGTATTAAATTTCCTCTGAATTTAACAACAGTACTAAGATTCAGCCGCTTTGCAGATGGCCGCGGTTGCCAGGATGAGGAGCCAGCTCACATTTGCCACACACTCATTTTTCCAAGAAAACAGCTTTTTATGCGTGCACACACCGATTGTGACCACCAACGATTGCGAGGGCGCTGGTGAGATGTTCCAAGTCACCACATTGTTCAGCCAGGCCCAGAAGGCAGACAAGGAGCTCCTCAAGCTGAAGCTTTCTGAGATTTCCCGCaacaacgatgatgatgatgatggaagtGTTGGTTTCGACAATGATTTCTTCAGGCGTCAGGCTTTTCTCACCGTCTCAGGGCAGCTTCATGCCGAGCCCTACGCCTGTGCTCTCGGCCGCGTGTATACGTTCGGCCCAACCTTCCGGGCAGAGAACTCACACACGTCCAGGCATCTTGCCGAGTTCTGGATGGTCGAACCGGAGATGGCATTTGCAAACTTGCAGGTATGCCCTCTCTATAATATGTATGCGATATTTACTCTTGTGGTGCCGATATGCAGTACTGACACAAACTATGCAATGTACAGGATATTATGAACTATGCAGAAAGTTATGTCAAGCACCTCTGCCAGTGGTTGCTCACGCATTGCCTGGAAGACATGAAGTTTATGGTTGAAACGCATGATAAGACTGCCATCAAGCGTCTCGAGCGTGTTTCCACAACTCCTTTTGAACGCATTTCGTATACACAGGCTATTGAGATGTTGGTAGAATCAGAAGGTAACAAGAAGTTCCAGACCAAGGTGGAATGGGGTATTGATTTGGCGTCTGAGCATGAGAGGTATAGATGAATTTTATCTTGCTGTTATTATTTTTCATCGTCTATCATATCTTGTTGTGAATTTGTAGTAATTTTGAATTTCTGCATTCTGAAGGTATTTGACTGAGGTGATATTTGAGAAGCCAGTTATTGTTTATAACTACCCAACAGGAATAAAAGCATTTTATATGAGGCTCAATGATGATCAAAAGAC contains:
- the LOC124662709 gene encoding asparagine--tRNA ligase, cytoplasmic 1-like, translating into MAAPDATAPAAEIAATAHVHDLEPAMAATLTPIRAILAAVDAYDGERVRVGGWVRTGRVQCGGTVAFLAVNDGSCHATLQLVVDAAQVPQPPLARLAATGTSVLVSGVLRIPTKRSKERIELGVDAVLHAGLVDDAAAYPLPKSRLRLDYLRDFLHLRPRTETMAAVARMRSQLTFATHSFFQENSFLCVHTPIVTTNDCEGAGEMFQVTTLFSQAQKADKELLKLKLSEISRNNDDDDDGSVGFDNDFFRRQAFLTVSGQLHAEPYACALGRVYTFGPTFRAENSHTSRHLAEFWMVEPEMAFANLQDIMNYAESYVKHLCQWLLTHCLEDMKFMVETHDKTAIKRLERVSTTPFERISYTQAIEMLVESEGNKKFQTKVEWGIDLASEHERYLTEVIFEKPVIVYNYPTGIKAFYMRLNDDQKTVAAMDVLVPKVGELIGGSQREERLDILKQRILDAGLQLESYEFYLDLRRYGTVEHSGFGLGFERMLLFATGLENIRDVIPFPRCPGKADL